The Podarcis raffonei isolate rPodRaf1 chromosome 7, rPodRaf1.pri, whole genome shotgun sequence nucleotide sequence ACACTTTCACTTAAATACACAGCATAGCTCTTTTTGAAAATATTGTCACATTCCAATTTTTAAAACTACATGTAGAATCTTGACTCGATGCAGATTTGAGGCCTTGAAGTGGGACATTTCACAACTTTTTACTGTAGTGTTAATAATTTTGTGAACATAAACACAAGTGAGCATGTCATTTTAATGGTAAGCCAAATATTTAATCTCTTCATTAGAAAACTTGTTTACAGTAGCATAACTGTTCAAGAATGCTCTGAGTGCTTGTTCTCCCCCGCAATAGCAGGAATGAAAATGAcagcttttgttttttctctatcaTATTACATCAAAAGCAATACAACTTCATGTTGGGATCACTTTGTTAACATATACAAGACTAAGACAAAACCTCACATTGCATGCTATTAAGTATCCTTACAATATTAAAtaacttttcaaaataataaaaaaacacttcCCTTACAGTTTTAGCTTTGACTATGTTAGGCAAAGTGTGCTATTTAATATGCCAGTTTCCCCATAGTGCTACATACTATATTGgtaaaggtaccttctttttttttaaccttttttacaTACTATATTCTTGCCATGTATGCAAGCACTTAACACTACTAAAAAGGCATAATCAGGAGGCAATTAAGAGGTAAAAAGTGCCCACAGTTAGTTTTCAGTACCGTCAGTATcaggaatgtaaaaaaaaaaagaaaagaaataaaaattacaagtTTATGCTGAACACAATTTTATGTTCAAACACAGAGATAAGTAGCATGATACCAAAACCTAACAAAATCCCAGCATTCTGTAACAGGAAATACCCCCAGCGACTACATCCATGATCACTAGCGTCATTGTGGAGCATTTCAGGCACCTGaatttaaaaaggagagacataaACAAAATTAATCTGAATATTATAGAAAGAACATGTTGATGCTGAGGCATTAAGTTGTTCAAGTTGGTAATAATTCCCCTTCTGTGAAGACGAGAGCAGCTTTAAAATACTGTAGTGTATCCCCAATTTCTAACCTAAGTGCTCTTGTGCAGGGTTCCAGCCAGACAACCATGCTATCTTATGAAGCTCAAACAAGCCATTTTACCCCAATCCACCCTATCCTTCAACATGCCATGGCTCCTGGTGTCCATTGAGCATGCAgagtcctcactgggctgtttgAATGGGGGAACTGCTGTATTTCTGCAAAGCGTGGGGTGCCCCAAGCATGCTGATAGTTTTCCTCTTGATTCTCAGTGGACCTGTTTTAAGCTTGCTATTAGGGACGAAAGAAGACTGCTATGTCAGCTATAGAAGCAAGCAGACTATGTTCCTTCATGTTGTACTTGTAGCTCTCTGTGGCTGAATTTAAGTAACCACTGctaggatgctgaactaaatgtACCCTTCGCCTGATGAGGAAAGGCTCTTATGTACAGCAATTCAGATGCTGGCATCATCTTTGATTAAAGTTCTGTTGCTGCAACTATTTCATACCAGAGTGCTATCAATATCCAATGATACTTATATACAGTACTTACCATATCAACAAGGGCCACATACATAAACAGCCCAGCCGTAAGTGCAAAGATCCACATAGATACATTGTCTGCATAGTGGCCAATGAGTATCCCAGTAGCCATTCCAAGATAGGCTAGCATAGCTGAAAGCGCATTATAAAGAACAGCTTGTTTGACAGTCATGCCAGCTTTGAGAAGTACAGCAAAATCTCCTGCCAAGAGACACAAAACATTTTTGGTCATTTGTCAGCATACTaaaatactgcttcatttcccctGATTCCCAAGAAATATTTTTATGCCTTAAAAtctcatttgcttttgttttttaatgtcgtCAAAACTTTTGGAGGACAGGAGCGCCAAGCAAGCTTAGCAGCCACAATGAATATCCTGCATATGTATACACACttgaaatgtatttgttttttccACCCAATCCACCATGGATTGGGACATGCTCATAAAGTTTACATTAAACTGAAATAGTACTATTCAAGAGTCCTCACAATGGCTCTTTATAGTTAGAATTTACTGTGTTTTCAATCAGTGGAAAACTCGTATCATTTCACTATGCTTCAATACAACTTAATGTAATTGGTTAAACAACATCAAGAAAAGCTGAGCTAATTTGCATTAAATTGACAATAGATTGTCGAAAACCTCCCATTCAGCAATGAATATTGCCATATTAAGTGCACTGCCAACGGTGTGTAAAGTAAGTATTTGCATCATTCAAaccattttgtttcctttgttggTCTGGAAGCAAGATAGAATTCATTTGCTTGAAACGAAGCAATATTAGATTAGTTTTAGTTGATTGCCGTGCTTTTTAAAAAGCGCACTTTCCCTTGAGCAGTCTATTCTACAGGAGCCCAAGAGGATGGGATATTACTGTTATTCACACATACGATGAAATACCTCAATTTAACTGTGACAgtgatcaatcaatcaaccaaatGTAAATGTATAGAAACAATACCCTACCAGTAACCAAAATTGGTTCCCTCTTACCCAGTTCATGTGGTAACTCATGACAAAAGACTGCAACCGAAGTGCTTAAGCCACTAGATAAACCTTCAGTAAAAGCAGCCCCTAGGAGAAGACAAAGAAAATTAAAGAGAAGCAATCTTGCTTGAAGAATGCAGTTACATCCACATATAAATATATGATGACCTAGTTTGTGCtactgctaagccaaaccatgacttagctcTGGGTAGCATAGCAACAGCAGAACTGGGAGAGGAGTAAATCAGCGGTGATTTTTCCTCCCATGCTCCCTTCTAAGCATCTCCATCTCACCCTTTGGACTTGCCTCAGGCCATgtccccttgagtgcttttgcctgactggaatgcatCCTTAAACTGTGATAaggctgcttgcttgcctggatgtagATGTGTATGTATAAGCCTGTACCTTTCATGTAGCAGGAAtgtagcccactgtacaaagcagtgttagaaactgagatatgaaagctaggagctaaatggcaccttaaacctaggttatgggtgcaacaacggaatgtctaggcacacttttttataacaagaatacaatgctgaaaatgaatgaactgcagctaaaatcctatattcatttttcacatggtctagttacttcccctgcccacccccacccctaatattcttaagagggtcttttCTCCAGTCTTTAGAGAGTTGTTGggaaaaaaggtcctcctttccttccactctgcagttttaatctgaaatcttaggagcagtactgcacccagatctcagaaactgcttgcactaatgaaattccctgtcgcgaaaagcgcctagaacaatgggagtttcgaacactggtacTAAGTTAAGAGTAGCATCTGTTGCTCTactcacttttgcccctggctccatctactgttgGCATGCAGCCCTCAAACCGAAAAAGTTTTCAACTATGGTTGTTATAGAATCTATCATCAGAAAGTGGTATGTACTTTTAACCTCGTTCGATTAAAGAAGTTCACTATAAACCTTAACACACTTTGGATCTGCAGTATATCGACCACTGGGTAGGGAATGTACTGTGAGCTTCACACACGACAGGATTTTGAGGAGACTAGTCAAGACCACCATAGATGAGAAGAGCCTTCTAAgccatctggtccaacctcctaGGGTTCAATGTCACTTcctaagacaggcttcctcaacctcaaccctccagatgttttgggactacaactcccatgatccctagctagcaggaccagtggccagggatgatgggaattgtagtctcaaaacatctggagggctgaggttgaggaaacctggccTAAGACCTCTAGTACTAGTACTAGAGAGTTCACAACACCTCTAGGTAACTGATCCCCATTATCAAACTGCTCTTCCTGTTAAGAAGTTTCTCCTAATGTCCCACTATTATCTACCCTCCTTTCAAACCCGTTAAAAGAAGCCCTGCCTTCTGCAACAACAGACAACAAGGCTTTTGCCTTTCTGCTTTTATACTAATACCAGAAATGAAGAGGTAACAGCACAGAAAAGAGTTGGATCGGCCACCAATATGTATGGGACTAATTAAGAAAAAACATCAAGATACACTAACCAATTGCGAGGCCATCACTGAAGTTATGTAGTCCATCACCCATAATTACCATCCAGGCTAGAGTAGCTATACCAGCATCTTTCAGTTCTTCACGTGAGTAGCGTTGGCTATGGCTATGCGGATGATGGttctgatgatgatggtgatgcaaAATATGATGGTAATCATGGTGATGATGACTGAGATGATCCGACTGTCCTAGGGTGTCATGTAAATGTGAATGGCATTTATTTCTACACCCCCTGGATGCATATTCATGGTCAGCAGGCTCATGGTGAGCTAtcataacttcttcttcttcttgtactaCTGGCTTCTGGGAGATGAAGTTCGAAGGCTCTTGTGAATGTGCCCCCAAGTAAGCTTCTGGCCCTTTGTGAAACACAGGAAAAGCAGATTACATTCTCAAAACAAAAAGACGCAACAGAACATTCAGAACACCTTTGCCTACTGCAACATTTTCGGTACCTGAATATCTTACTCATAAAATATTTTATGTCAGAGAGGGGAAATCTGTCACCTgcattctatctcttggtcatTTGTCACATAGGTTGGGACTGATAGGAGATAAGAATCTATAAATATCTGGAGTGCGACATATTACCCATTCTAGTTTTAGATATTTCTATAACCATGGGTCTCGGAAGAGATGTGTGTGAAACACATTAATTTCAGATCCATTTTTATAAGCATCTTCTGCCAGCCACACTTTCTTGTTGCAATACTTCACGTATATAGGATTGTATTAAGAAATTCAAAGAAATGTGCAACCCTAATGTACAACCTGCCACCTTGCCTTTTCTACAGAGCTGAAGGCTGGAAGGTGTGCTGCttatgactgcagaaatggatttcAGTTACTATGGGATGAATCCATAAATGAGCAAGGTCAGAAATTTCTCCATACCACCCTGAGCCAAGACACTTTCTGTCTTCAAATTACCTTCCCCATTTGGGGCCCAATGAAGTATTTTACTCTACTGGAGTGGAAGTGCTGAACAAGATAATCTTGTGGGCTTATGCTGGGCTAGCCCCATTTTACATTGACAACAGAATTCATAACATAATTAGACAAGTTAAAATAAGTTCTTGGTCTTATACAAATACTAGGAAAATTATCACtatgaaaaatgcatttaaacTTGAAACCAGTGCTTACCCATTtgcttccaccccccaccccattccagaCTCCTATTTAAAGAGTCAACTGATGCAATACTTAGTGCCGCACTATTAAGCACACAAAAAAGTGGTTCCTAAATTTCAGAATTGCACAAAAATAGAAcgtataattaagaaataaatggtAAATTATGCTGGTAAGGCAGTATGAAGGTGCTCTCTTGCAGAAAACCAAGCATAACGGCATTTGAAAACTGGGTTGTTAGAAACAGCTTTAATAGATAACTTAAATAAGCAATTCCACAAACTGTTCAAACCTTAAGCAGCAGCTACATGTCAGAAGTGAATTGTTATTCTTTCCTGCTTTGAAAGCAGATAAAGTGATTCTATGCAATGGGATAATGGATTAGTACAAGATACAGTATAAACATCATCTTGTATCGATGAGAAATTGTTCTTGGATAATAAGATCTCTTCCATATAGTGAACCCTACTACAAAGGCACATTCTAAGAATGCATATTCATACTGCTGATAGATGCTATAGGTTAGTGCCAACTTTTGTAGTCATTTCCAGAGCATCTTAGATTATATGAATatgctgaagtacagtggtacctcaagtgaagaacttaattcattctggaggtccattcttaacctgaaactgttcttaacctgaggtaccactttagctaatggggcctcccgctgccgtgtgatttctgttctcatcctgaagcaaagttcttaacccgaggtactatttctgggttagcggagtctgtaacctgaagcgtctgtaacccgaggtaccactgtatcaaaagTAGCAAAAAAGGGTGGTTCATCAGACCAGAAACAATAATCACCTTTTAGCTATATGTGTAGAAAAATGCACAATACACTTATATACCAATTTGGCTGCATGGAAACACAAAGAAGAACCCATAGCATTTTGAATGACAATGCTGTACAACATTTATTAAAACTCACTATCATCTGTGTCTATTTTTTCTTCATTTGTTGAAAGCTGAGAATCATATTTAGATAGTTGCTTCTTGATTTCTGCTTCATcatcttcattttttttctgaAGAAATACACTAAGTTATTCACATTTTAGGTACACATCTTGAACACTATATATCTCACAGACTATTAGCAATAAAAAACATGAAATGGATAAAAATAATCAGAGTTGAAATGCAGGAAAGAAACTGCACATAGGTGATCAAATTCACAACAAGCAACCCAAGTCATTTTGCTCACTATTAAAAGTTTCAAGTCTAAATGAAACATTTCAAccaattctgattctgattcacTATTTATCCCATCAACTTCTAAACCCTTTcaacataattttattttttaaaactctccCTCCACAGTGCTGCAATTCATCTAGGTGCTTCCTGCTCCCTCACCAAAGACAGCTTATTCTGTTCAAGCTTTGTGTAAACCATCCCTTAAGATTTGGACACAGAAAAACTTAAATTCACttttcaatatatgatttctcTACCTTTTTCTTCTTGTCTTTAAACTGTTTAATTAGTGTGATCAGGTGCTCAACAAGAAACATAAAATATAATCCACCAAGGGCTGTGAGGCCCTTCCACGTAGAATCCAAGTTAGCACTGTCTTCTGCACTTTGAAAAACAAGATGCTTAAAAGTGGGGTCTTTATTGTGTTCCAATAATGGCttctcatgatgatgatgatgacttccATGAGACTAAAAGTTggggggaaagaagggggggaaattactTCAGACACCTTTCCATACACAACAACAAGACGTGGGGAGTGGAAGAGTCTGCCAGCATCAGTTTATTTCAAAGTCTGGGAGGAGTATCTGGGGCAGCgtctgaaactcccattgttctaggtgtgttttgtgacagggaatttccttagtacgagcagtttctgagcctaaaaattcagattaaaactgcacagtggaaggaaaagaggaccttttTATGCCTCCCCACTTTCAGACATTCTCtggagactggagaagagaccctcttaagaatatatggggggtgggcaggggaagcatggctttgttttttgcagtcttcagatgaggactagaccatttgaaaaatgaaagtaagattttagctgcagttcattcatttccagctttgtattcttgttataaaaaagtgcgcctagacattccattgttgagcccataacctaggtttatggtggcatttagctcctagctttcatatctcagtttcaaCAGTTGAACCTATGCCTGATTTGATGAAAAGTGACACTGATTAAAGCCTGGGTTACACATGCAGAAGGCTTGGCTCTCAAAGGGGTagagtggactgtaccacttcagactaaaAGAAGAGCACCAGTTTCAAATGCTTCCTCCTGTAGAAACAGCTCCTTGCAAATTGCACATCAGAGGTTCTAGGCTCGTTTATTAGTTTTATTTGCATGGAATGTTCACAAAGAGGagcataaaaaaatgaaaaagcttaCCTTAGTCTGAAGTGGTATGAGGAAGGTtcacagctcagtgacagaacatgTGCTCTGAATGCAGGTCGCAGcagcaatccctggcatctccaggtacagctgagAGGGAAgccttgtctgaaaccccagagagccactgcaagGCAGTGTAAACACTACCGAGCTAGTTGAACtaacggtctgactcagtataaggaagcttcctgtttCCCATATCGTACCATCTCATGGTATTATGGCCGTGTTTGCATGCAACACTAAGCCAACTCGTGGCTTAGTGCAAAGATGcagactcccaaggagaagaagaagagtttggatttgatatcccgctttatcactacctgaaggagtctcaaagcggctaacaatctcctttcccttcctcccccacaacaaacactctgtgaggtgagtggggctgagagacttcaaagaagtgtgactggcccaaggtcacccagcagctgcatgtggaggagtggggaatcgaacccggtt carries:
- the SLC39A6 gene encoding zinc transporter ZIP6 isoform X1, which translates into the protein MANKLYVTVLFIYLFSEARHHGLESTTISQTTENLIPEKAAGINVDLATLMQRHHLQELFSRYGENNTLTIEGFRKLLRSMGIEKVKRISQDHEHHRHHHNHVTLSTNSEKVGCPSDEPVGGSKNHLNNWAKDLSSKQNTEHQQGSVNSKSTTVAIAASTYTTTTEGDPLIQHSETAELKSTRIGLASPNPNIVLESSNVSSLVNGKTNESLVFVRESERGSYMYSKIRKITQECFNASKLMLSHGISTRVPLTAIEFSYICPAIVNQIDGRYCVIHATSEKTETPPKTYSLQVAWIGGFISISIISFLSLLGVILVPLMNRVFFKFLLSFLVALAVGTLSGDALLHLLPHSHGSHHHHHEKPLLEHNKDPTFKHLVFQSAEDSANLDSTWKGLTALGGLYFMFLVEHLITLIKQFKDKKKKKKNEDDEAEIKKQLSKYDSQLSTNEEKIDTDDRPEAYLGAHSQEPSNFISQKPVVQEEEEVMIAHHEPADHEYASRGCRNKCHSHLHDTLGQSDHLSHHHHDYHHILHHHHHQNHHPHSHSQRYSREELKDAGIATLAWMVIMGDGLHNFSDGLAIGAAFTEGLSSGLSTSVAVFCHELPHELGDFAVLLKAGMTVKQAVLYNALSAMLAYLGMATGILIGHYADNVSMWIFALTAGLFMYVALVDMVPEMLHNDASDHGCSRWGYFLLQNAGILLGFGIMLLISVFEHKIVFSINL
- the SLC39A6 gene encoding zinc transporter ZIP6 isoform X2, producing MANKLYVTVLFIYLFSEARHHGLESTTISQTTENLIPEKAAGINVDLATLMQRHHLQELFSRYGENNTLTIEGFRKLLRSMGIEKVKRISQDHEHHRHHHNHVTLSTNSEKVGCPSDEPVGGSKNHLNNWAKDLSSKQNTEHQQGSVNSKSTTVAIAASTYTTTTEGDPLIQHSETAELKSTRIGLASPNPNIVLESSNCFNASKLMLSHGISTRVPLTAIEFSYICPAIVNQIDGRYCVIHATSEKTETPPKTYSLQVAWIGGFISISIISFLSLLGVILVPLMNRVFFKFLLSFLVALAVGTLSGDALLHLLPHSHGSHHHHHEKPLLEHNKDPTFKHLVFQSAEDSANLDSTWKGLTALGGLYFMFLVEHLITLIKQFKDKKKKKKNEDDEAEIKKQLSKYDSQLSTNEEKIDTDDRPEAYLGAHSQEPSNFISQKPVVQEEEEVMIAHHEPADHEYASRGCRNKCHSHLHDTLGQSDHLSHHHHDYHHILHHHHHQNHHPHSHSQRYSREELKDAGIATLAWMVIMGDGLHNFSDGLAIGAAFTEGLSSGLSTSVAVFCHELPHELGDFAVLLKAGMTVKQAVLYNALSAMLAYLGMATGILIGHYADNVSMWIFALTAGLFMYVALVDMVPEMLHNDASDHGCSRWGYFLLQNAGILLGFGIMLLISVFEHKIVFSINL